A portion of the Juglans microcarpa x Juglans regia isolate MS1-56 chromosome 1D, Jm3101_v1.0, whole genome shotgun sequence genome contains these proteins:
- the LOC121246201 gene encoding uncharacterized protein LOC121246201, which produces MGNCVFKGFGGMEEMVKVVTSNGGIMELYAPITAECITNEFPGHAIFRSRSLFAPPLLHNEELHSGKLYYLLPLNPYKPNTTNNNNMMISGSESEQPDDTTVVNSNYVSSSSSNVLATPYRMSSCDNQGIMKRFSEPEVVPRYNSTGVWKVKLVISPEQLSEILSQDARTEALIESVRTVAKCGNGVPSATNSDQWSLSSSWKG; this is translated from the coding sequence ATGGGGAATTGTGTTTTCAAAGGGTTTGGAGGGATGGAAGAAATGGTGAAGGTGGTGACCTCGAATGGCGGCATCATGGAGCTCTACGCACCCATCACTGCAGAGTGCATAACCAACGAGTTCCCCGGCCATGCCATTTTCCGAAGCCGCAGCCTCTTTGCGCCGCCTCTCCTCCACAACGAAGAGCTCCACTCGGGCAAACTCTACTATCTCCTCCCTCTAAACCCCTACAAGCCCAACActaccaacaacaacaacatgatGATCAGTGGGTCCGAGTCCGAGCAACCCGACGACACGACCGTCGTTAACTCCAATTACGTGTCTTCTTCATCGTCTAACGTTTTAGCGACACCATACCGCATGTCGTCATGCGACAACCAAGGGATCATGAAGCGGTTCTCGGAGCCGGAAGTCGTTCCGAGGTATAATAGCACCGGAGTTTGGAAAGTGAAGCTTGTGATTAGTCCTGAGCAGTTGTCGGAGATTTTGTCGCAGGATGCTCGCACCGAGGCGTTGATAGAGAGCGTGAGGACCGTTGCCAAGTGCGGCAATGGCGTGCCGTCGGCGACTAATTCAGACCAGTGGAGCTTGTCCAGTAGTTGGAAGGGATAG